The following are from one region of the Aspergillus luchuensis IFO 4308 DNA, chromosome 4, nearly complete sequence genome:
- the DSK1 gene encoding SRPK family serine/threonine-protein kinase (COG:T;~EggNog:ENOG410PFP2;~InterPro:IPR017441,IPR008271,IPR000719,IPR011009;~PFAM:PF07714,PF00069;~go_function: GO:0004672 - protein kinase activity [Evidence IEA];~go_function: GO:0005524 - ATP binding [Evidence IEA];~go_process: GO:0006468 - protein phosphorylation [Evidence IEA]) — protein MDGVDITKAVLNKGKQMASSVAASATNGNGGKKRRKGTDLKPIVTNEAATLGVDPATTTTTSSTTTEGVPAYGVPPSRSSSSSSGEELETTAEEEDSEDYCKGGYHPVSVGETYNNGRYVVVRKLGWGHFSTVWLSRDTTTGKHVALKVVRSAAHYTETAIDEIKLLNRIVQAKPAHPGRKHVVSLLDSFEHKGPNGVHVCMVFEVLGENLLGLIKRWNHRGIPMALVKQITKQVLLGLDYLHRECGIIHTDLKPENVLIEIGDVEQIVKTYVKEEAKKEQKEDNRNGRRRRRTLITGSQPLPSPLNTSFDFKHSSQNSHSSLSQMVSESSGMYRRLIIATNLLTGLVTPNAESTSMKEMLGIKDDDEKQKQREKTAYVILSCLRDMANDYSDLLEREVSGISLDKSQSSEEQEPECDIISVKIADLGNACWVGHHFTNDIQTRQYRSPEVILGSKWGASTDIWSMACMVFELITGDYLFDPQSGTKYGKDDDHIAQIIELLGPFPKSLCLSGKWSQEIFNRKGELRNIHRLRHWALPDVLREKYHFSVEESMRISEFLLPMLEVSPERRANAGGMASHEWMRDTPGMDGIDLGITPGSRGEGIDGWAMEVKRR, from the exons ATGGATGGGGTTGATATCACCAAGGCCGTTCTCAATAAAGGGAAGCAAATGGCGAGTAGTGTCGCTGCCTCCGCTaccaatggcaatggcggtaagaagagaagaaaagggaccGACTTAAAGCCGATCGTCACCAACGAAGCCGCCACGCTTGGAGTCGACCcagcgaccaccaccaccacatcctccaccactactGAGGG GGTTCCCGCATACGGCGTCCCACCATCGCgctcgtcctcttcatcctctggcGAAGAACTCGAGACCACcgcagaggaagaggattcgGAAGACTACTGCAAGGGTGGTTACCACCCGGTCTCCGTCGGTGAAACCTACAACAATGGTCGATATGTGGTCGTGCGCAAGCTAGGGTGGGGTCACTTTTCGACTGTCTGGTTGTCCCGCGATACCACAACTGGGAAGCATGTCGCCCTCAAGGTCGTCCGTTCCGCTGCCCACTACACCGAAACCGCCATCGATGAAATCAAGCTGTTGAACCGCATCGTCCAAGCCAAACCCGCTCACCCCGGTCGCAAACATGTCGTCAGTCTGCTGGACTCGTTTGAGCACAAGGGCCCCAACGGAGTCCATGTGTGTATGGTGTTTGAAGTGCTGGGAGAAAATTTGCTCGGGTTGATCAAGCGATGGAACCACCGCGGTATTCCCATGGCCTTGGTGAAACAGATCACAAAACAAGTGCTGCTTGGATTGGACTACCTTCATCGGGAATGTGGTATCATCCACACGGATCTGAAGCCGGAGAACGTGCTGATCGAGATCGGCGACGTGGAGCAGATCGTGAAGACATACGTCAAagaagaggcgaagaaggagcagaaggaagacaaTCGCAATGGTCGGCGACGGCGCCGGACCCTGATCACTGGGAGTCAACCGCTGCCGAGTCCGCTCAATACCAGCTTCGACTTTAAGCACAGTTCGCAAAACTCCCACAGCAGTCTTAGTCAGATGGTCAGCGAGTCGTCTGGTATGTACCGTCGCCTCATCATTGCTACGAACTTGCTGACTGGTCTAGTGACTCCCAATGCAGAAAGTACATCGATGAAGGAGATGCTCGGAATcaaggacgatgatgagaagcagaagcaacGGGAAAAGACTGCGTATGTTATCCTCTCTTGCCTGAGGGATATGGCTAATGATTACAGTGATTTGCTGGAACGGGAGGTATCGGGCATTTCGCTCGACAAGTCTCAGTCGAGCGAAGAGCAAGAGCCGGAATGTGATATAATCTCCGTGAAAATTGCCGATTTGGGCAATGCCTGCTGGGTCGGCCATCATTTCACCAACGACATCCAAACGCGACAGTACCGTTCGCCTGAAGTGATCCTGGGCTCGAAATGGGGCGCGAGCACAGATATTTGGAGTATGGCTTGCATG GTATTCGAACTCATCACTGGCGACTATCTTTTCGATCCGCAATCAGGTACCAAGTATGGTAAAGACGACGATCACATCGCGCAGATCATTGAGCTTCTGGGACCGTTCCCGAagtctctctgtctctcggGCAAGTGGTCGCAGGAGATTTTCAACCGCAAAGGCGAACTGCGCAACATCCACCGGTTACGCCACTGGGCCCTGCCGGATGTGCTGCGGGAGAAGTATCATTTCTCGGTCGAGGAAAGCATGCGCATCAGCGAGTTCCTGCTGCCCATGCTCGAAGTGTCCCCGGAGCGGCGCGCCAATGCCGGCGGCATGGCATCCCATGAATGGATGCGGGATACACCCGGTATGGACGGGATTGATCTGGGCATAACGCCCGGCAGCCGCGGCGAGGGCATTGACGGATGGGCGATGGAAGTGAAACGGAGATAA